Proteins encoded together in one Passer domesticus isolate bPasDom1 chromosome 6, bPasDom1.hap1, whole genome shotgun sequence window:
- the C6H11orf91 gene encoding uncharacterized protein C11orf91 homolog, which yields MTVQRPSWPPLYFPHFHGSEPVPRPAGGAWAPLAALCWPWQPLPAAAGPPRYAALPAAVVPEPPRLCCPPAAPRAGEAARRPPELAQLQLQEEMCELGIRLKELELAALVGDGFDGRQYKILKALEEKKIQSMKAMQNLK from the exons ATGACCGTGCAGCGCCCGTCGTGGCCGCCGCTGTACTTCCCGCACTTCCACGGCTCCGAGCCGGTGCCGCGGCCGGCGGGCGGAGCCTGGGCCCCGCTGGCCGCGctctgctggccctggcagccGCTGCCGGCCGCGGCCGGGCCGCCCCGCTACGCCGCGCTGCCCGCCGCCGTGGTGCCGGAGCCGCCGCGCCTCTGCTGCCCGCCGGCAGCGCCAAGGGCCGGGGAGGCGGCGCGGCGGCCCCCGGAGCTGgcgcagctgcagctgcaggaggagatgtGCGAGCTGGGCATCCGCCtcaaggagctggagctggcgGCGCTCGTCGGCGACGGCTTCGACGGCAGGCAGT ATAAAATCCTGAAGGCACTGGAGGAAAAGAAGATACAAAGCATGAAAGCAATGCAGAACCTGAAGTGA